In one Candidatus Cloacimonadota bacterium genomic region, the following are encoded:
- a CDS encoding Glu/Leu/Phe/Val dehydrogenase: MEKSFNAFKMAQDQFDAVADKLNLNQAARELLRTPMREFHFTIPVKMDDGTSKVFRGFRIQHNDALGPCKGGIRFHPQETVDTVRALSMWMTWKTSVVDIPLGGGKGGVICDPHNLSLREQEQICRGWIRQLHRNVGPLRDIPAPDVMTNGQHMLWMLDEYEAIMGEKYPGMITGKPVGMGGSLGRTEATGYGVIFTVREALKEMNIKIEDTTASFQGFGNVSQYAIKLYNQLGGKTLCISCWDQQDQKSYAFYKKNGVDLDELLAITDRFGGVDKKKAKDLGYDVLPGEKWIEVQCDILVPAAMENQITGETVKKIHPQVKLVAEGANGPTTPEADEVLKASNIFMIPDFLCNAGGVTCSYFEQVQCNMNYFWSKDEVLGKLDYKMTTAYHKVSKLARDKNIYMRDAAYMISVDRVVRASIARGWIS; this comes from the coding sequence ATGGAAAAATCTTTCAATGCATTCAAGATGGCACAAGATCAGTTTGATGCTGTTGCCGACAAGCTTAACCTGAATCAAGCAGCAAGGGAGCTGTTAAGAACTCCTATGCGTGAATTTCATTTTACGATTCCTGTAAAAATGGATGATGGAACTTCAAAGGTGTTCCGTGGATTTCGTATCCAACATAACGATGCACTTGGACCATGTAAGGGTGGTATTCGTTTCCATCCTCAAGAGACTGTCGATACGGTGCGAGCGCTTTCTATGTGGATGACATGGAAAACCTCAGTCGTGGATATTCCTCTTGGTGGAGGAAAAGGTGGCGTGATCTGCGATCCTCATAACCTTTCTTTACGAGAACAGGAACAGATCTGTCGTGGCTGGATTCGTCAACTACACAGAAATGTTGGACCTCTTCGTGATATTCCCGCTCCTGATGTTATGACCAATGGACAGCACATGCTCTGGATGTTGGATGAATATGAAGCAATTATGGGCGAAAAATATCCTGGTATGATCACCGGAAAACCAGTTGGTATGGGCGGTTCACTCGGTCGAACTGAAGCAACCGGTTATGGTGTTATCTTTACGGTTCGGGAAGCTCTCAAAGAGATGAATATCAAGATCGAAGATACGACTGCATCTTTCCAGGGATTTGGAAATGTTTCACAATATGCAATCAAGCTCTATAACCAGCTTGGTGGTAAGACGCTCTGTATTTCCTGCTGGGATCAGCAAGACCAGAAATCTTATGCATTTTATAAGAAAAACGGTGTCGATCTCGATGAGCTTCTTGCAATAACAGACAGATTCGGCGGAGTCGATAAGAAAAAAGCAAAAGATCTTGGTTATGATGTACTTCCCGGAGAAAAATGGATTGAGGTGCAGTGTGATATTCTCGTTCCTGCTGCCATGGAAAACCAGATCACCGGTGAAACAGTGAAGAAGATACATCCGCAGGTCAAACTCGTTGCAGAAGGTGCAAACGGTCCCACTACTCCTGAAGCAGATGAAGTTTTGAAAGCAAGCAACATCTTTATGATTCCTGACTTTCTCTGCAATGCCGGTGGTGTTACATGCAGCTATTTCGAGCAGGTTCAGTGTAATATGAACTACTTCTGGAGTAAAGACGAAGTACTCGGTAAACTCGATTATAAGATGACAACAGCGTATCATAAGGTATCCAAACTTGCAAGAGACAAAAACATTTATATGCGTGATGCTGCATATATGATCTCTGTTGATAGAGTGGTTCGTGCCTCAATTGCAAGAGGTTGGATTTCATAA
- a CDS encoding 16S rRNA (uracil(1498)-N(3))-methyltransferase, with protein sequence MPIFYSPDFNENSHEIVLSDNEYKHIKTTLRKSIGDTIEVTNGKGMLAFCEIKNIQNREIILQINQTTYKEKSHPHIALAFALLKQHNDLIIEKCTELGVFEFYPFYAKRNVKDSLSDHQLERLRKITVSAIKQCDSTHLPFIHEPVTYEKLLNSVTNQYTPILAWEEEQKTSLVSVLDTTFKDICLIVGPEGGFEEREISLAKKYNTQIVSLGNHILRAETAAIAFTAQTMFYQLGKNPAFY encoded by the coding sequence ATGCCGATCTTTTACTCTCCAGATTTCAATGAAAACTCACATGAAATTGTTCTTTCTGATAACGAATATAAGCATATAAAAACTACCTTGCGAAAGAGCATTGGAGATACGATCGAGGTCACAAATGGTAAAGGAATGCTTGCTTTTTGTGAAATTAAGAATATTCAGAATAGGGAAATTATCCTTCAGATAAATCAGACAACTTACAAAGAAAAATCCCATCCACACATCGCTCTGGCATTTGCTCTCCTCAAACAGCACAATGATCTTATCATTGAAAAATGCACTGAACTCGGTGTGTTTGAATTCTATCCTTTTTATGCAAAAAGAAATGTAAAAGATTCGCTCTCAGATCATCAACTCGAACGGTTGAGAAAGATCACTGTCTCAGCTATTAAACAATGTGATTCAACCCATCTTCCATTCATTCATGAACCTGTAACTTATGAAAAATTGCTTAACAGTGTCACTAACCAATATACTCCCATTCTTGCATGGGAAGAGGAACAAAAGACATCCTTGGTATCAGTACTTGATACTACCTTCAAGGATATCTGTTTGATCGTGGGACCGGAGGGTGGTTTTGAAGAACGTGAAATTAGCTTAGCAAAAAAATATAACACTCAAATTGTTTCGTTAGGAAATCATATTCTGCGAGCAGAGACTGCTGCGATTGCTTTTACTGCACAAACGATGTTCTACCAACTGGGAAAGAATCCCGCATTTTATTAA
- a CDS encoding nucleotidyltransferase domain-containing protein — translation MSIIEENTNRLIESLKERQKELNCIHGLEGILIDFDSPIKLIFDKILDNLPTGWQFPEKCFAEIEYEDKVYKNSPHPVTEYVQKAPMHKNGKRFGEIRIYYTDVPPEQHQEPFLKEEYSLLNTIASILASYLAVRSYKESEPSERHKGEWKIIINMLQKTDIKLFLRIARKLLNLLYQKGVKEVQSIYASFGATTRDSDIDLFQEINVPLEKKDYRETIKLSDKIFESAQQHFSDEELIDYIRKWMQEEKLNFLISSLESKDTTLSELQDVLFHYHNNEIEKESISPYSYMNVKVLLIQKLFTNQLQFINVAKNYIEIDDFYKVLQHTIFPLNSHGKLGGKSTGLFFANNIIKRELGPEFNKHFKIPQTWYLTSDAMLNFLHYNNLEEIVEQKYKDIEIVRAEYGNIIQMFKNSHFPHDISKGLSQLLDSLGDKPIIVRSSSLLEDSFGSAFSGKYKSLFLANQGTKQERLNALQDAIAEVYASIVGPDPIEYRKERGLLDFKEEMAILIQEVVGKKCGKYFFPAFAGVAFSNNEFRWSSRIKREDGLVRMVPGLGTRAVDRLSNDYPVLASPGNPNIRVNPTTEEILKYSPKNIDLINLETNSFESLPIEEVILECKDNFPLFQQLFSVYEDNELVEKSGFMIDFEKADLIATFNGIIKNSNFLKRMSLILETLKAKLGTPVDIEFAVKGEDFYFLQCRPQSFSSTDEPQPIPQDIPANDIIFTAHKYISNGYIPEISYIVYVDPEKYSVLKSLEELHKVGYCVGKLNLLLPKRKFILLGPGRWGSKGDIKLGVNVTYSDINKTAVLIEIAKEKGNYVPDLSFGTHFFQDLVEARIRYIPLYPDEKGNVFNTNFFRFSKNILPDLLPDFEDLKDGVKVIDVPAETSGKILKIFMNADLDEAIGYIGSPGKTRGIVPNVPESLETGIENYWFWRMQVCEFLAQNIEANKLGVEAIYVFGSVKNANAGPASDIDLLVHFRGNKTQKKELLAWLDGWSMCLDHFNYLKTGYKTGGLLDVHIITDEDIANKTSFAIKIDAVTDTARKLDMRK, via the coding sequence ATGAGCATAATCGAAGAAAATACAAACAGACTTATTGAAAGTCTGAAAGAGCGACAGAAAGAACTCAACTGTATTCATGGCCTGGAAGGTATTTTAATCGATTTTGATTCACCCATAAAGTTAATATTTGATAAAATACTCGATAACTTACCAACTGGCTGGCAGTTTCCTGAAAAGTGCTTTGCAGAAATCGAATATGAAGACAAAGTGTACAAAAATTCCCCACATCCGGTAACTGAATATGTCCAAAAAGCTCCCATGCATAAGAATGGTAAACGATTTGGGGAAATACGTATATATTATACTGATGTCCCGCCGGAACAGCATCAGGAACCATTTTTAAAGGAAGAATATTCACTTCTCAATACCATTGCAAGCATCCTTGCATCATATCTTGCTGTACGGTCATATAAAGAAAGTGAACCGTCAGAACGGCATAAGGGTGAATGGAAGATCATCATAAATATGCTGCAAAAGACTGATATTAAGCTCTTTTTACGAATTGCGCGAAAACTTTTGAATTTACTCTATCAGAAAGGAGTAAAGGAAGTACAGTCCATTTATGCTTCTTTCGGTGCCACAACGAGAGACTCGGATATCGATTTGTTTCAGGAGATCAATGTTCCACTTGAGAAAAAGGATTACAGGGAAACCATCAAGCTGAGTGACAAGATCTTTGAGAGTGCTCAGCAACATTTCTCCGATGAAGAATTAATTGATTACATCCGAAAATGGATGCAGGAAGAAAAACTAAACTTCCTGATAAGTTCCCTTGAAAGTAAGGATACAACGTTATCTGAACTCCAGGATGTTCTGTTCCATTACCACAATAATGAGATCGAAAAGGAGAGTATTTCACCTTATTCATATATGAATGTAAAGGTTCTCCTCATTCAGAAATTATTTACAAATCAACTACAATTCATAAATGTTGCAAAGAATTACATCGAGATCGATGATTTCTATAAGGTGCTTCAGCATACGATCTTTCCGCTCAATTCTCATGGGAAGCTTGGTGGCAAAAGTACCGGTCTTTTCTTTGCAAATAATATCATTAAACGGGAACTCGGTCCTGAATTTAATAAACATTTCAAGATCCCACAAACATGGTATCTTACCTCTGATGCGATGCTTAACTTTCTTCATTACAATAACTTAGAGGAGATTGTTGAGCAGAAATACAAGGATATTGAGATCGTCCGTGCTGAGTATGGAAACATCATACAGATGTTCAAGAATTCTCATTTCCCACACGACATATCAAAGGGATTGTCTCAGCTTCTCGATAGTCTTGGAGATAAACCCATTATCGTGCGGAGTTCATCACTTCTGGAGGATAGTTTTGGTTCGGCGTTTTCCGGTAAATATAAGAGTCTTTTCCTTGCGAACCAGGGAACTAAACAGGAGCGATTGAATGCACTGCAGGATGCTATAGCAGAGGTTTATGCATCAATCGTGGGTCCTGATCCGATCGAGTACAGAAAAGAGAGGGGATTGCTGGATTTTAAAGAGGAAATGGCAATTCTTATCCAGGAAGTCGTGGGTAAAAAATGCGGGAAATACTTCTTTCCTGCCTTTGCCGGGGTTGCTTTTTCAAATAATGAGTTCCGCTGGTCATCACGTATCAAAAGAGAAGACGGGCTTGTTCGCATGGTTCCAGGTTTAGGAACCCGCGCCGTTGATAGATTGAGCAATGATTATCCTGTTCTTGCTTCACCTGGTAATCCGAATATCCGTGTTAATCCAACCACGGAAGAAATCCTGAAATACAGCCCCAAAAATATCGATCTGATCAATCTCGAAACCAACTCATTTGAATCCCTTCCTATCGAAGAAGTCATTTTGGAATGCAAGGATAATTTTCCTCTATTCCAACAACTATTTTCTGTGTATGAGGACAATGAACTTGTTGAAAAATCTGGATTTATGATCGATTTTGAAAAGGCTGATCTCATTGCTACTTTTAATGGAATTATTAAAAATTCGAACTTTCTAAAAAGAATGTCATTAATTCTTGAGACATTAAAAGCAAAGCTGGGAACACCAGTGGATATTGAGTTCGCCGTGAAGGGTGAAGATTTTTATTTTCTTCAATGCCGACCGCAAAGTTTCTCGAGCACCGACGAACCGCAGCCCATTCCCCAGGATATTCCAGCAAATGATATTATTTTTACTGCGCATAAATACATCTCAAATGGTTATATTCCTGAAATATCATATATCGTGTATGTCGATCCTGAAAAATACAGCGTCCTGAAGTCCCTCGAAGAATTGCATAAAGTAGGATACTGCGTCGGAAAGTTAAATTTGCTTCTTCCAAAAAGAAAATTCATACTGCTCGGTCCAGGAAGATGGGGAAGCAAAGGTGATATCAAACTTGGTGTCAATGTTACGTATTCTGATATTAACAAGACTGCAGTACTCATAGAAATAGCCAAGGAGAAAGGGAATTATGTACCAGATCTTTCCTTCGGGACGCATTTTTTTCAGGATTTAGTCGAAGCTCGTATCCGTTATATTCCTCTGTATCCTGATGAAAAGGGCAATGTCTTTAATACAAATTTTTTCAGGTTTTCCAAAAACATCTTACCCGATCTGCTTCCAGATTTTGAAGATTTGAAAGATGGCGTGAAAGTGATCGATGTTCCTGCTGAAACAAGCGGAAAGATATTGAAGATCTTTATGAATGCTGATCTTGATGAAGCGATCGGTTATATCGGTTCTCCGGGTAAAACACGAGGAATTGTTCCCAACGTACCTGAAAGCTTAGAAACCGGTATTGAAAATTATTGGTTCTGGCGTATGCAGGTATGTGAATTCCTGGCACAAAATATTGAGGCGAATAAGCTTGGTGTTGAAGCAATATATGTATTCGGAAGTGTGAAAAATGCCAATGCCGGTCCAGCAAGCGATATAGACCTTTTAGTACATTTTCGCGGGAATAAGACACAAAAAAAGGAACTCCTTGCTTGGCTTGACGGTTGGAGCATGTGCCTTGATCATTTCAACTACCTGAAAACAGGATATAAGACTGGCGGATTGCTGGATGTGCATATTATTACTGACGAAGATATTGCAAACAAAACCAGCTTCGCGATAAAAATCGATGCAGTAACAGATACCGCGAGAAAGCTCGATATGAGAAAATGA
- the dnaJ gene encoding molecular chaperone DnaJ, with the protein MAKRDYYEILGVGKEASPSEIKSAYRKLALKYHPDKNKDDKDAEEKFKEASEAYEVLSDEEKRKKYDQFGHAGLEGAFGSGGFTWDNFTHANDFTDIFGDIGNIFETFFGGGGGGFGFGAQPRQHTVNRGGDLKISLSLSLEEIAKGVTKRLKVNIKQVCDACNGTGSADGKVTTCQQCGGSGRVKQIRQSFFGQMSTITTCPACNGTGQIIQNKCTKCNGDGRVSSVKTIKVEIPAGVSDGQYLKLRGQGHAGKQGGPAGDILVYIKEKRNDLFERDGQDLICTFPITVTDAVLGNTMEIPTLKGHAKMKVPSGTQSGKVFRLRGQGLPYLNSNRKGDLYVKIIVVIPNKLSNEEKELYTKIAPFDKARNLKPGRSFFEKLKDYFV; encoded by the coding sequence ATGGCTAAAAGAGATTACTACGAAATACTCGGTGTTGGAAAAGAAGCTTCTCCAAGTGAGATCAAAAGTGCATACAGAAAGCTGGCATTGAAATATCACCCGGACAAGAACAAAGATGACAAAGATGCAGAGGAAAAATTCAAAGAAGCATCTGAAGCGTATGAAGTGCTGAGTGACGAAGAAAAGCGAAAGAAATATGACCAATTCGGGCATGCCGGACTGGAAGGTGCTTTCGGCAGTGGCGGTTTCACATGGGATAATTTCACACATGCAAATGATTTCACCGACATTTTTGGCGATATCGGCAATATTTTTGAAACCTTTTTTGGAGGGGGTGGTGGAGGATTTGGTTTTGGTGCACAACCGCGCCAACACACTGTCAATCGTGGTGGTGATCTCAAGATATCACTTTCTCTCAGTTTGGAAGAGATTGCGAAAGGTGTAACAAAGCGGCTTAAGGTAAATATCAAGCAGGTCTGTGATGCCTGCAATGGAACAGGATCAGCTGATGGAAAAGTTACAACCTGCCAGCAATGTGGTGGATCGGGCAGAGTTAAGCAGATTCGGCAATCCTTCTTCGGTCAGATGTCCACGATCACGACCTGCCCTGCTTGTAATGGTACCGGTCAGATAATCCAGAATAAATGCACAAAATGTAATGGTGATGGAAGAGTATCTTCGGTTAAAACGATCAAAGTTGAGATCCCTGCTGGTGTATCTGACGGACAATATCTCAAACTTCGCGGACAGGGACATGCCGGCAAACAAGGCGGTCCAGCTGGTGATATCCTCGTGTATATCAAAGAAAAGAGAAATGACCTCTTTGAACGAGATGGTCAAGATCTCATCTGCACATTCCCAATCACTGTTACTGATGCTGTGCTTGGAAATACGATGGAAATCCCAACTCTGAAGGGTCATGCAAAAATGAAAGTGCCTTCCGGCACACAGTCCGGAAAAGTATTCCGCCTTCGCGGACAAGGTCTTCCCTACCTGAACAGCAATAGAAAAGGTGACCTGTATGTGAAGATCATTGTTGTGATCCCGAACAAATTATCAAATGAAGAGAAGGAACTCTACACCAAGATCGCCCCTTTCGACAAAGCACGGAATCTGAAACCGGGCAGATCATTCTTTGAAAAATTAAAAGACTACTTCGTGTAA
- a CDS encoding PAS domain-containing sensor histidine kinase: MIDKIHYIYRELITLSKKKTNLLKYVHTIHKFLAAELNVRESIFVFVINGYFFKSTYSIENDEYWDVRTNEAQDEERFLRLADIVFQEINFNKDSDIRVEIRDDDATTGYIIVRPFKENEGLIEIMEEIKDFFFLICRSIYRQYQLNERVKELSCLQNISKIAEKVDISIEEFLDEIVNILPPAWQYPSQAQARILFNDESFMTKNYKESERSLKAPIVLGKAKVGFVEVNYPQESTFPDAHTFLIEETHLIHIIAQELSITLEKKKAESESRQLEKQLRHADRLATLGQLSAGIAHEINEPLAGILGLAQLMEKNESLDEQAQSDLENIVSASLHARDVVKKLMLFARQMPSSQSDLNLSEAVNNAVFFLESRCRKNMVKIMLDLKDGMPSIKADSSQIHQVLINLIVNALQAMPEGGTITIRTFYDDTHVSLECSDTGIGMSKKVLSQIFNPFFTTKKINEGTGLGLSVVHGIIYSHGGEIKVKSKPGNGTRFTITFPYSLEVGTDEK; encoded by the coding sequence ATGATCGATAAAATTCATTATATATATCGTGAGTTGATCACACTCTCAAAGAAGAAAACCAATCTTCTGAAATATGTACATACGATTCACAAGTTCCTTGCTGCCGAGTTGAACGTGCGTGAATCGATCTTTGTATTTGTAATAAACGGTTATTTTTTTAAAAGTACATATAGTATTGAAAACGATGAATACTGGGATGTGCGAACGAATGAAGCTCAGGATGAAGAACGTTTCTTACGATTAGCTGATATTGTTTTTCAGGAGATAAATTTTAATAAAGATTCAGATATACGAGTCGAGATAAGGGATGATGATGCAACAACGGGATATATTATTGTACGTCCATTCAAGGAAAATGAAGGTCTTATCGAAATAATGGAAGAGATAAAGGATTTCTTTTTCCTGATATGTCGTTCCATATATCGTCAATATCAGTTGAATGAGAGAGTAAAGGAGTTGAGCTGCCTGCAGAATATCAGCAAAATTGCCGAAAAGGTCGATATAAGTATCGAGGAATTTCTTGATGAAATCGTGAACATCCTTCCTCCGGCATGGCAATATCCGTCACAGGCACAAGCTCGAATACTATTCAATGACGAGTCATTTATGACTAAAAATTACAAGGAGAGCGAAAGATCCCTTAAAGCACCTATAGTGCTGGGAAAGGCAAAAGTTGGTTTTGTTGAAGTCAATTATCCTCAAGAAAGCACTTTTCCAGATGCTCATACTTTTTTAATAGAAGAAACGCATCTCATTCATATTATAGCACAGGAATTGAGTATTACCCTTGAGAAAAAAAAGGCAGAGAGTGAGAGCAGGCAGCTTGAAAAACAGCTCCGGCATGCAGACCGTCTGGCTACGTTGGGACAACTATCTGCAGGTATAGCACATGAGATCAATGAACCACTCGCAGGTATTCTTGGACTAGCGCAACTGATGGAGAAGAATGAAAGTCTGGATGAACAAGCGCAGTCTGATCTGGAAAATATTGTATCTGCATCCCTTCATGCACGTGATGTCGTAAAGAAATTGATGTTGTTTGCACGTCAAATGCCTTCCAGCCAGTCAGATCTGAATCTTAGCGAAGCAGTAAATAATGCAGTATTTTTCCTCGAATCACGCTGCAGAAAGAATATGGTTAAAATCATGCTTGATCTCAAAGATGGGATGCCAAGTATCAAGGCAGATTCTTCGCAAATCCACCAGGTTCTCATCAACCTGATCGTGAATGCTCTGCAGGCAATGCCAGAGGGGGGCACTATTACGATCAGAACTTTTTATGATGACACACATGTTAGTCTTGAATGCAGTGATACAGGTATCGGTATGAGTAAAAAAGTGCTTTCACAAATATTTAATCCCTTCTTCACTACAAAAAAGATAAATGAAGGAACCGGACTCGGTTTATCAGTTGTACACGGGATAATCTATTCTCATGGGGGTGAGATAAAAGTGAAAAGCAAACCCGGCAACGGAACAAGATTTACAATTACATTTCCATATTCGCTGGAAGTAGGCACAGATGAAAAATAA
- a CDS encoding sigma-54-dependent Fis family transcriptional regulator: MKNKRILVLDDYDLTRDVIKRNLTANAYQIYTAGKFELAKEILEEIEIDLVITDLKMPDISGLDVIKYITEHYKDIEIIVITGYPTITSAVDAVKLGADDYLTKPFTDVELLAAVKKTFEKQENKREFNKEISDGFGEKFGIIGTSDKMLEVFSTIKKASEINSTVLITGESGTGKELVARAIHYAGYRAAAPFVPINCGAIPETLLESELFGYVKGAFTGAHTTRNGFFRSANKGTIFLDEISETSMMLQIKLLRVIQEKEVYMVGSAEPHKVDVRILVASNKDLHGLVDLGRFREDLYYRLNVLTINIPPLRERGRDIFQLANYFANKYANEFNKKVPVFHDEVLKTFGRYNWPGNVRELENIVHRLVIMDEDGKILKADLPNYMKSRIGSGTDLTRTLLEMELEYIKNVLEFTNNNKSKAAQILNIDRKTLNNKLQQDVEKDLNKSKS; this comes from the coding sequence ATGAAAAATAAAAGAATTCTTGTTTTAGATGATTACGATTTAACCCGCGATGTAATAAAGCGAAATCTAACAGCAAATGCCTATCAGATCTATACAGCAGGCAAATTTGAACTTGCGAAAGAGATACTGGAAGAGATTGAGATCGATCTCGTCATAACTGATCTTAAGATGCCGGATATAAGCGGATTGGACGTGATCAAGTATATAACAGAACATTACAAAGATATTGAGATAATCGTCATAACTGGTTATCCGACCATAACTTCTGCTGTCGATGCAGTTAAGCTTGGTGCCGATGATTATCTGACGAAACCGTTTACTGATGTCGAGCTTCTTGCTGCTGTAAAAAAAACTTTTGAAAAACAAGAGAATAAAAGGGAATTCAATAAGGAGATTTCTGACGGATTTGGAGAAAAATTCGGGATCATAGGAACTTCAGACAAAATGCTTGAAGTGTTCAGTACTATTAAGAAGGCATCTGAGATCAATAGTACGGTTTTGATCACAGGAGAAAGTGGAACTGGTAAGGAGTTGGTAGCTCGAGCTATCCATTATGCCGGGTATCGAGCAGCTGCACCATTTGTCCCCATCAACTGCGGTGCTATTCCGGAAACACTTCTGGAAAGTGAACTTTTCGGATATGTGAAAGGAGCTTTTACTGGTGCGCATACAACACGAAATGGTTTTTTCAGAAGCGCCAACAAAGGAACGATCTTTCTCGATGAGATCTCTGAAACGTCTATGATGCTTCAGATAAAACTGCTTCGAGTGATACAGGAAAAAGAAGTATACATGGTCGGTTCTGCCGAACCTCATAAAGTTGATGTGCGGATACTTGTTGCTTCCAACAAAGACTTACATGGTCTTGTTGATCTGGGTAGATTCCGTGAAGATCTTTACTATCGTTTGAATGTTCTTACCATAAATATCCCACCTTTACGGGAACGAGGAAGGGATATTTTCCAACTTGCGAATTATTTTGCCAACAAGTATGCAAATGAGTTTAACAAAAAAGTACCTGTTTTCCATGATGAGGTACTAAAGACCTTTGGTAGATATAACTGGCCTGGCAATGTGCGTGAACTGGAAAATATTGTACACCGCCTGGTGATCATGGATGAGGACGGGAAAATATTGAAAGCCGATCTTCCGAACTATATGAAGTCACGAATAGGAAGCGGAACCGACCTTACCAGGACGCTGCTGGAGATGGAACTTGAGTATATTAAAAATGTTCTTGAGTTTACCAATAATAATAAATCAAAAGCTGCGCAGATCCTCAATATTGATCGCAAAACATTGAATAATAAACTTCAACAGGATGTGGAAAAAGACTTAAATAAAAGCAAAAGCTAA